From Abiotrophia defectiva ATCC 49176:
CTAAACGCTCACGGTAGGCATTATTAAACTCATAACGGTGACGGTGGCGTTCTTGAACCACCTCTTGGCCATAAAGTTGATGAGCCAAGGTCCCTTCTACTAAGCGGCAAGGGTAGAGACCCAAACGCAGCGTGCCGCCCAAGTCGCCTTCTGCCTCTTGGTCAGGCAGGAGATCGATAATTTTGTGTGGGCAAGCTGGATTTTCTTCACCTGTATCCGCATCATGGATGCCTACCACATTACGGGCAAACTCGATGCAGGCCAATTGCATACCCAAGCAAATCCCGAAGAATGGTAATTTGTGTTCGCGAGCATAGCGAATGGCTGCGATTTTTCCGATTAGGCCTCGGCTACCGAAGCCACCTGGTACTAAGACGCCATCGACATCAGCCAAGTAGTCCGCGACATTCTGATCATCCACTTCTTCGGCATCAATCCAACGAATGTCAATCTCAGTATCGTGTGCATAACCTGCATGCTTGAGTGCTTCCACAATGGATAGGTAAGCATCTGGCAAGGACACGTATTTACCGACTAGACCGACCGTGACCTTACCCTTAAGATTGAGCACCTTATTTTCTAGCGCACGCCAATCGGTCATATCTGCTTCTGGACATTGGATACCAAAGTGGTCCAGTACCAAATCATCCATGCCTTGCGCTTGAAGATTAAGCGGAATCGTATAGAGGGTCTCGACGTCGCGAGACTCAATCACAGCATTAGGTTTAACGTCACAGAAGAGGGCTAACTTGTCCTTAATACCACTTGGTAACTCTTCTTCGGTACGGACTACCAAGATATTAGGCTGAATCCCCAAGCTCCGCAGTTCCTTGACGCTGTGTTGAGTTGGCTTGGTCTTGAGCTCACCTGCCGCTTTGAGGTAAGGGATGAGGGTAGTGTGAATATAGAGCACATTGTTGGCACCCATGTCGGCCTTCATTTGACGTAAGGCTTCAAGGAATGGTAGGGACTCAATATCCCCTACTGTCCCCCCTACTTCGGTAATCACAATATCGGCATCGGTTAATTCACCTGCACGACGGATTTTATCTTTGATCTCATTAGTGATGTGCGGAATCACCTGAACCGTCGCCCCGAGGTAGTCGCCCCGACGTTCTTTCTTGAGTACTTCTGAATAGACCTTACCGGTAGTGACATTGGAGTATTGGTTCAAGTTAATGTCGATGAAACGCTCATAGTGACCTAAGTCCAAGTCTGTCTCGGTCCCGTCATCGGTGACAAAGACTTCCCCGTGTTGGTAAGGACTCATGGTGCCGGGGTCCACATTGATATAAGGATCGAATTTTTGGATGGCTACTTTGAGGCCACGATTCTTGAGCAGACGGCCTAAGGAAGCCGCTACAATCCCTTTACCAATTGAGGAAACTACCCCACCCGTTACAAAAATATACTTTGTCATGTCACTACTCCTTTTCCTTACTTATTTAATAAATGAAAATCGCTCCCCGTTCTAGGAACAGGGAGCGCTCACTCGGTCAGTTGCCCCTAAAAAGCTTTAGGGGGCCCACATAAAATATTACGCTAAAGCTCTGACCGCGTCAAGTTTATTCTTCTTCGTCTTGTAACTCTTCTTCGTATTCTTCGTCTTCTGATTCGAAGTCATCGGCTTCATCATCTTCAGCCTCGAAGGAAGCATCACCGTCTAAATCTAAGTCATCGTCGCCGAAATCAGAGAGGTCAGAAGCGTATTCGCCCAACTCTTGACTTTCGTCGTCTAAGTCAACGGCATCGTCTTCAATGAGGGTTAGACCACGAGTATCGTCGTCATCCTCATCTTCCTCATCTACATCGCCGTAATCGTCTAAATCAGTATCGTAGATATCATCTGCATCTTCTGGATCATCATCGTTGTAGTCGATCATGTCGTCTCCTTCAGAGAAGGCATTGTATTTACGTTTCTTACGACGGCTAACTGGACGATCATCTTCAGCTTCAGCGCTAGAGATAATTTCTTCATCGATTGCATCGATTGGGTACCAGCCACGCAAGCCCCAACGATTCTCCCCTAAGGAGATAAAACGACCGTCGATATTCAAGTCGGTATAGAAGCGGACCATACGGCTTTCTAGCTCTAACTCTGATAATTCCAAGTAGTTTTGGATTTCAATCAGTAATTCCGTAAAGTCTACCACATCACCTTTTTGTTCTAAAATTGCGTGAGCAACTTCAATCATGGATAAATCTTTGCGGTCTTGTCCTTCAAATTGTTTCAAAATCATGGTTTGACACACCCTCCCTAGTATACTCTTATATATTACCTATTTAAGCGACATAAATCAATCGAAAACGATAGTTTCCTAGCAATTCTTGGTCATTTTTTAATTGATAGTCGACGGTCAAGGCATAGCGGATTTTTCCTGCTTGATCCGCCGGCTCAAAATGCCAGTGCAAGTGCTGGGTATGGACACTCAAAGGCCAGCTGCCCTGAGGAGTCTGGTAGTTGGTCATGGTTTCTTGTTCTGGCACGAAGAGCAACACCCCCTGGGCCTGACTGACTTGAATCTGGGTGCTCCCATCAGCTTGGGGTAGCCATTTGACTTCAACAGGTTCTTGATTGAGATTTTGATAGGTCAGCTTGGTAAAAGATTCTAGCTCTAAGAGGACCGCCTGGGTCTTGTGGTCATAACGTTCTACCTGCTGACTATCTGGATAAATAATTTGTTGTTCGACCTGAAGGTCAATGCTTACACGTCTCATGAAGGTCCTTTCTGGCCACTTGTTCACTTTCTGTCACAAGATGGGCCTCTCGAATGGTTCTATATAGTCATTATACCGCAAATCGTGCTATAATAACACCATAGCAATCGCTCTCATCGGCATTTAGGAGGGCAACTTTGATAAGAAAGGGGGAGGACAGAATGGCATTGCCACAATTTCCGTATTTATCACAACATGAATGGCGTTACTTCGACGATGCTAACCATGTTCCGGCGCTGCCGGCAAGCGATAGTTTGGCCTATCAGGACAGCTTCATTCGTTGGCTCCCTCATTTACAAGGAGACCAAGCTCAGGGCCTCGTTCACTTTTATTCCATTGATCGTCCCACTGTCCTCTTGGGCGCCAAAGATAGCCGTCTGCCTAACTTATTGGCTGGTTTGGCCTACCTAGAAGAGCGAGGCTTCGACTATGCCCTCCGGCCCCATGGTGGCTTGGGCGTTGTCTGTGATCCAGGCATCCTGAATATTGGCTTGGCAAGCGACCTGACCCACTTCCCCCTATCCATTGATGCCGCCTACGAACAGATGGTGGCCCTGATTGGACTGTCCCTGATACCTTATGGCCTTGAGCTTGAAGCCTATGAAATCGCCCAATCCTACTGCCCTGGTACCTATGACTTGGTCGCGGGGGGCCAGAAAATCGGGGGCATTGCCCAACGTCGCTTTAAGACCGGTCTGACGACTGCGGCTTATATCAGTGTAGCGGGTGACCAAGCTGCTCGCGCCCAACTCATGGCGGGCTTTTACCAGGCAGCTGGAGCGGACGACAGCTATCCCCAAGTAGACCCAGCGGTCATGACGACACTGGCTCAAGCTTGTGGCCAACCACTTGACCGCCAGACCTACCAAGAAGAGTTGATCCAGCTGATTAGCCGCTATCAAAAACTAGTCCCAGGCGACTATCAAGATCCTGACCTAGTGCCTATCTTTACCAAAATGCGCCAAGTGTCCTTGGCCCGCACCCAATCACTAAAATCAGAAGTCAATAGCAAGCAAGATAGCTAAGGAGGTTATGCCATGTTTAACTTTGATGGGGCCGTTGCGGCCCAAAAACTCAGCCGTGAGAAGGTCTTCCGCGACCCGGTACATGGCTATATCCATATCCAAGACCAGATTATCTTAGATCTGATTAACACGCGAGAATTTCAACGCCTGCGCCGCATTAAGCAATTGGGCGGTTCCGTCTACACCTTCCACGGGGCCGAACATTCGCGCTTCGGTCATTCTCTAGGCGTCTATGAAATCACACGTCTCATTGTCGACAAATTCGAACGCCAATACCTGTCCCAAACGCCGGGTGACGGCCTATGGCAGGCCTCTGAGCGCTTGGTCGCCCTCTGCGCTGCCTTACTCCATGATATTGGCCACGGTCCCTTCTCCCATGCCTTCGAAGGGATCTTCCATACCAACCATGAGGAGATTACTCAACGTATTATCACCTCGCCTGAAACTGAAATTCATCAGGTCTTGCTACAACTTGGCCCAGAATTCCCGGCTAAGGTCGCCAGTGTCATCAATAAGACCTACCCTAACCAACAGGTAGTCCAGCTGATTAGTAGCCAGATTGATGCCGACCGCATGGACTATCTGCTTCGCGATGCCTACTATGCTGGCGTCTCCTACGGCACTTTCGATTTGACGCGGATTTTGCGGGTGATTCGCCCCTTCAAAAACGGCATTGTCTTCGACTTCTCGGGTATGCACGCCATTGAAGACTATATCGTCAGTCGCTATCAAATGTATATGCAGGTCTACTTCCACTCCGTCTCCCGCGGCATGGAAATGGTCCTCCACAGCCTACTGACCCGCGCTAAGACCTGTTATCTGGAAAAAGCGGACCAGATGAAGACCCAAATCAGCTTCCTAGAGCCCTTCCTACGAGGGGACTGGCTCCTATCTGATTACTTGCGACTGGACGACCACATCCTCAGCAGCTACTTCAACCACTGGCTAGACGAAGAGGATATCTTGCTGGCAGATTTGGCTAATCGCTTCCTGACCCGCAAACCTTTCAAATCCGTTCTGACCAGTCCCGAAGAGAAGACTGAGCTGACCATTGCCATCGACCAAGAACTAGTCCGTCTGGGCTATGACCCTTACTATTATTTCGCGGAGAATTCTAGTTTTGACCTGCCTTATGACTATTATCGTGTAGGTCAGATTAGCAAACGCACCCAGATTGAGCTCATTACCAAGATGGGGCAGATTGTTGAGCTATCTCAAGTTAGTCCCCTAGTCAATTCCCTAGCCGGCAAGCAGCGTGGCGATTTGCGTCTCTACTTCCCTAAAGAAATTTTGACCACAGCCGAGGATACGGCGGCCGACCAGGTCAATGAGAACCAGACCACCTTGCTGGCGGCTTATTACAATGAGCGCAACGACGTTACCCAGAATATTCAACAACGACTGTTCTAAGGATTAGAAATAGATACTAGCTTTTCAAAC
This genomic window contains:
- a CDS encoding lipoate--protein ligase family protein — protein: MALPQFPYLSQHEWRYFDDANHVPALPASDSLAYQDSFIRWLPHLQGDQAQGLVHFYSIDRPTVLLGAKDSRLPNLLAGLAYLEERGFDYALRPHGGLGVVCDPGILNIGLASDLTHFPLSIDAAYEQMVALIGLSLIPYGLELEAYEIAQSYCPGTYDLVAGGQKIGGIAQRRFKTGLTTAAYISVAGDQAARAQLMAGFYQAAGADDSYPQVDPAVMTTLAQACGQPLDRQTYQEELIQLISRYQKLVPGDYQDPDLVPIFTKMRQVSLARTQSLKSEVNSKQDS
- a CDS encoding CTP synthase, whose translation is MTKYIFVTGGVVSSIGKGIVAASLGRLLKNRGLKVAIQKFDPYINVDPGTMSPYQHGEVFVTDDGTETDLDLGHYERFIDINLNQYSNVTTGKVYSEVLKKERRGDYLGATVQVIPHITNEIKDKIRRAGELTDADIVITEVGGTVGDIESLPFLEALRQMKADMGANNVLYIHTTLIPYLKAAGELKTKPTQHSVKELRSLGIQPNILVVRTEEELPSGIKDKLALFCDVKPNAVIESRDVETLYTIPLNLQAQGMDDLVLDHFGIQCPEADMTDWRALENKVLNLKGKVTVGLVGKYVSLPDAYLSIVEALKHAGYAHDTEIDIRWIDAEEVDDQNVADYLADVDGVLVPGGFGSRGLIGKIAAIRYAREHKLPFFGICLGMQLACIEFARNVVGIHDADTGEENPACPHKIIDLLPDQEAEGDLGGTLRLGLYPCRLVEGTLAHQLYGQEVVQERHRHRYEFNNAYRERLAAAGLTFSGLSPDGRLVEIVEIKDHPFFIAAQFHPEFISRPNRPQAIFDGFVAACQAQQA
- the rpoE gene encoding DNA-directed RNA polymerase subunit delta; translated protein: MILKQFEGQDRKDLSMIEVAHAILEQKGDVVDFTELLIEIQNYLELSELELESRMVRFYTDLNIDGRFISLGENRWGLRGWYPIDAIDEEIISSAEAEDDRPVSRRKKRKYNAFSEGDDMIDYNDDDPEDADDIYDTDLDDYGDVDEEDEDDDDTRGLTLIEDDAVDLDDESQELGEYASDLSDFGDDDLDLDGDASFEAEDDEADDFESEDEEYEEELQDEEE
- a CDS encoding DUF1934 domain-containing protein; amino-acid sequence: MRRVSIDLQVEQQIIYPDSQQVERYDHKTQAVLLELESFTKLTYQNLNQEPVEVKWLPQADGSTQIQVSQAQGVLLFVPEQETMTNYQTPQGSWPLSVHTQHLHWHFEPADQAGKIRYALTVDYQLKNDQELLGNYRFRLIYVA
- a CDS encoding HD domain-containing protein, with the translated sequence MFNFDGAVAAQKLSREKVFRDPVHGYIHIQDQIILDLINTREFQRLRRIKQLGGSVYTFHGAEHSRFGHSLGVYEITRLIVDKFERQYLSQTPGDGLWQASERLVALCAALLHDIGHGPFSHAFEGIFHTNHEEITQRIITSPETEIHQVLLQLGPEFPAKVASVINKTYPNQQVVQLISSQIDADRMDYLLRDAYYAGVSYGTFDLTRILRVIRPFKNGIVFDFSGMHAIEDYIVSRYQMYMQVYFHSVSRGMEMVLHSLLTRAKTCYLEKADQMKTQISFLEPFLRGDWLLSDYLRLDDHILSSYFNHWLDEEDILLADLANRFLTRKPFKSVLTSPEEKTELTIAIDQELVRLGYDPYYYFAENSSFDLPYDYYRVGQISKRTQIELITKMGQIVELSQVSPLVNSLAGKQRGDLRLYFPKEILTTAEDTAADQVNENQTTLLAAYYNERNDVTQNIQQRLF